In the genome of Paenibacillus pabuli, one region contains:
- a CDS encoding aldehyde dehydrogenase family protein produces the protein MTIQADQETVIVEAFINGQNVKSLSQLAKENPAKPTEIVGYFPVTTKEQAVEAIEAAAGAFKTWKQTSIDERIIMMRKAIGKIRAAENEIVHLLSREHGKPLYDAHGEIYASLMWMEFACNEAKSALQEEIKEHENGKTILSYDPIGVVAAISPWNYPIALSTIKIAPALLAGNTIVLKPSPLAPLAAAKVAEIIASEFPAGVINVVHGDADVGVELTTNPHVTKIAFTGGTATAKYIIKAASETIKDMTLELGGNDAAIFLESFDVHDERAMRRIVISNFLTTGQICMIAKRVYVHRSIYDEFVEKYIEAANRWIRIGDPFDSNTTVGPVNNLKQKNYVLGLVEDAQKRGAKVIPLGQILDQKLFDQGYFLQPTLVLGCDVHDPIVVEEQFGPTVPILPFDDEEQVIHLHNESIYGLTSSVWGNEEEAISVARQLEAGTTMINTAAVQGLDVRFPFGGFKQSGIGREYGAEGIRTYTEKHVINVPKTLDLPYIPE, from the coding sequence ATGACGATCCAAGCAGACCAAGAGACAGTTATCGTTGAAGCGTTCATTAATGGTCAGAATGTAAAATCCCTTTCGCAGTTAGCAAAAGAGAACCCGGCCAAACCAACGGAGATCGTAGGTTATTTCCCTGTCACTACAAAAGAACAAGCGGTTGAAGCGATTGAAGCGGCGGCAGGGGCTTTTAAAACATGGAAGCAGACCTCCATTGATGAACGCATTATAATGATGCGCAAGGCGATTGGAAAGATTAGAGCAGCTGAGAATGAAATTGTACATTTGCTGTCTAGAGAGCATGGCAAGCCGCTGTATGATGCACACGGTGAAATTTATGCTTCGTTAATGTGGATGGAGTTTGCTTGTAATGAAGCAAAATCGGCTCTACAGGAAGAGATCAAAGAGCATGAGAATGGTAAAACGATTCTTTCCTATGATCCCATTGGTGTGGTGGCAGCGATTAGTCCATGGAATTACCCCATTGCTTTATCTACGATTAAGATTGCTCCTGCCTTACTTGCGGGCAACACGATTGTGCTTAAACCCAGCCCATTAGCACCACTGGCGGCAGCGAAGGTGGCAGAGATTATTGCGAGTGAGTTCCCGGCTGGAGTAATCAATGTCGTTCATGGTGATGCGGATGTGGGCGTTGAACTGACCACGAATCCTCATGTTACGAAGATCGCCTTTACAGGTGGGACTGCGACGGCTAAGTATATTATCAAAGCAGCTTCGGAAACGATTAAGGATATGACGCTTGAGCTTGGTGGTAATGATGCGGCGATCTTCTTGGAAAGCTTTGATGTTCATGATGAGCGAGCGATGCGCCGGATTGTCATTTCTAATTTCTTAACAACAGGACAGATCTGTATGATCGCCAAACGTGTGTATGTACACCGTTCGATTTATGATGAATTTGTGGAAAAATATATAGAGGCGGCGAATCGCTGGATTCGAATTGGTGATCCGTTTGATTCAAATACCACAGTAGGTCCGGTGAATAACCTGAAGCAGAAGAATTACGTGCTTGGTTTGGTGGAAGATGCGCAAAAGCGCGGGGCTAAGGTCATCCCTCTCGGGCAAATTCTGGATCAGAAGCTGTTTGACCAAGGTTACTTCTTACAACCAACGCTTGTTTTGGGTTGCGATGTTCATGATCCGATTGTGGTGGAGGAACAGTTTGGTCCTACGGTTCCGATCCTGCCATTTGACGATGAAGAGCAGGTAATTCATCTACACAATGAGAGCATATATGGATTGACGAGTTCTGTGTGGGGCAACGAAGAGGAGGCCATCTCGGTCGCACGTCAACTCGAGGCTGGAACGACCATGATCAATACCGCTGCTGTGCAGGGGCTCGACGTTCGGTTCCCTTTCGGTGGATTCAAGCAATCAGGTATTGGACGTGAATACGGCGCGGAAGGGATCCGCACGTATACCGAAAAACATGTCATCAACGTTCCGAAGACACTGGATCTTCCTTATATACCAGAATAA
- a CDS encoding 5-methyltetrahydropteroyltriglutamate--homocysteine S-methyltransferase, translating into MIPFRNDHVGSFLRPANLSQAREQYKSGNITYEELRAVEDQEIIRIIEKQKENGILAVTDGEFRRSWWHFDFLGGMDGVELYEQIDGPKFHNMQTRKGGIRVVGKVDFSSHPFVEDFEFLKKHAGDAVAKQTIPSPNMLLYRLENGANIYTDREQFLQDTIAAYQKAIQAFYDAGCRYLQLDDTAWADLFSEAGHDKLRAKGLEPAEELKTMQRMINETLAHKPTDLVVTMHICRGNYKSNYFSTGGYEYASEVIFGGLNVDGLFLEFDDERSGGFEPLQYVNRTDLKIVLGLLTSKTGELEDKEHIKARIAEAAAYVPLEQLCLSPQCGFSSTEEGNILTEEQQWRKLRYVKEIAEEVWK; encoded by the coding sequence ATGATACCATTTCGTAATGATCATGTAGGTAGCTTTCTACGTCCTGCAAATTTAAGTCAGGCACGTGAACAATATAAATCAGGCAACATCACATATGAAGAATTAAGAGCTGTGGAAGATCAAGAGATTATTCGAATCATTGAAAAGCAGAAGGAAAATGGCATATTGGCAGTTACGGATGGTGAATTCCGCAGAAGCTGGTGGCATTTTGATTTTCTGGGTGGCATGGATGGCGTAGAGTTGTATGAGCAAATAGATGGACCGAAATTCCATAATATGCAAACGCGTAAGGGCGGGATTCGTGTTGTTGGTAAAGTTGATTTCTCGAGTCATCCCTTTGTTGAGGATTTTGAGTTTTTGAAAAAGCATGCAGGTGACGCAGTGGCGAAACAGACCATTCCAAGTCCCAACATGCTTCTATATCGATTGGAAAATGGCGCCAATATCTATACGGACCGGGAGCAATTCCTTCAGGATACGATTGCGGCGTATCAAAAAGCCATTCAAGCCTTCTATGATGCGGGATGTCGATACCTGCAATTAGATGATACCGCTTGGGCAGATCTATTCTCAGAAGCTGGTCATGATAAGCTGCGTGCCAAAGGTCTGGAACCGGCGGAAGAGTTGAAAACGATGCAGCGAATGATTAACGAGACTTTGGCTCATAAACCGACAGATTTAGTTGTAACGATGCATATTTGTCGTGGTAACTATAAATCAAATTATTTCTCAACGGGTGGTTACGAGTACGCTTCTGAAGTTATCTTTGGAGGCTTAAACGTAGATGGATTATTCCTGGAATTTGATGATGAGCGCTCAGGTGGTTTTGAGCCATTACAATATGTGAATCGAACAGATTTGAAAATCGTGCTTGGTTTACTCACATCGAAAACAGGCGAGTTAGAGGATAAAGAACACATTAAAGCTCGGATTGCAGAGGCGGCAGCCTATGTACCCCTTGAGCAACTATGTTTGAGCCCCCAATGTGGCTTTTCGTCTACAGAAGAAGGCAATATTCTAACGGAAGAACAACAATGGCGTAAACTTCGTTATGTGAAGGAAATTGCAGAAGAAGTTTGGAAATAA
- a CDS encoding NAD(P)-dependent oxidoreductase, with the protein MRENIGFIGLGLLGMPVATNLLQAGYALTVYNRTPEKAEPLVAQGALQVVRPADTVTTGGIVVTLVWDDEALEDVVKSEDFLERLGIGGIHVSMSTVSPDTGRKLADLHARHGSVYVEAPIFGRPEAAAARQLWIPIAGPKEAKERVRPMLDAMGAKGIFDFGEEAGSAVIIKLIGNFLIVSAARSMEEALEE; encoded by the coding sequence ATGAGAGAAAACATTGGATTTATCGGACTCGGACTGCTTGGTATGCCAGTCGCTACCAATCTGCTCCAAGCAGGATATGCATTGACCGTATACAACCGCACCCCGGAAAAAGCGGAGCCGCTCGTGGCCCAAGGTGCACTGCAGGTGGTTCGTCCAGCTGACACCGTGACAACCGGTGGCATCGTCGTCACCTTGGTTTGGGACGATGAAGCATTGGAAGATGTCGTCAAAAGCGAAGATTTCCTAGAACGCCTGGGCATAGGCGGTATTCATGTATCAATGAGTACGGTGTCGCCGGATACAGGCAGGAAGCTGGCGGATCTGCACGCGCGGCATGGCTCCGTCTATGTTGAGGCGCCTATCTTTGGACGGCCGGAGGCAGCCGCTGCCAGGCAATTGTGGATTCCAATAGCGGGTCCCAAGGAAGCAAAGGAGCGGGTCCGGCCGATGCTGGATGCTATGGGAGCTAAGGGGATTTTTGACTTTGGCGAGGAAGCCGGTTCGGCTGTAATCATCAAACTGATCGGTAACTTCCTTATTGTCTCCGCCGCACGCTCAATGGAAGAAGCACTAGAGGAATAG
- a CDS encoding MerR family transcriptional regulator: MNRMRIGDLTERAGVTQRTVRYYESIGLLPSGEREGNGHHYYTEETVARLHKIDQLKKIGLSLEEIRDVIELYFTDTSGVLPKRKVLGILRQHLADTDQKLEALGQFRSDLQSNIERFERWLETNESD; the protein is encoded by the coding sequence ATGAACCGCATGCGCATTGGAGATTTGACAGAACGAGCCGGGGTAACCCAGCGCACGGTTCGCTATTACGAGAGCATTGGATTGCTTCCATCTGGCGAGCGCGAAGGCAATGGTCATCATTACTACACGGAAGAAACGGTTGCTCGTCTGCATAAGATCGATCAGTTGAAGAAGATTGGCCTAAGTTTGGAGGAAATTCGGGACGTAATCGAGCTTTACTTTACGGATACGAGCGGGGTGCTGCCGAAACGGAAAGTCCTCGGCATACTGCGCCAACATCTGGCCGACACGGACCAGAAGCTTGAAGCGCTTGGGCAGTTCCGCAGCGATTTGCAGTCGAATATAGAACGTTTCGAGCGATGGCTCGAGACCAATGAAAGCGATTAA
- a CDS encoding carboxymuconolactone decarboxylase family protein, whose amino-acid sequence MTAERYARGWNKLMEVGGGGGAAERVIESLKDIAPDVANYIIEFAFGDIYSREGLDPKQRQLLTIASLTTQGGVESELHAHIHGALNVGLSTNEVVEAITHCISYTGFPRVLNAISVAKRVFEERNVKVETSQEQE is encoded by the coding sequence ATGACGGCAGAGCGCTACGCACGAGGTTGGAACAAACTAATGGAAGTAGGCGGGGGCGGAGGAGCAGCAGAACGTGTAATCGAATCACTGAAAGATATTGCTCCTGACGTTGCTAACTACATTATCGAGTTTGCATTTGGCGATATTTATTCCAGAGAAGGACTGGATCCAAAACAGCGGCAACTGTTGACGATTGCTTCCCTGACAACCCAAGGTGGAGTCGAGTCAGAACTTCATGCCCATATTCACGGGGCTCTTAATGTTGGTCTCTCTACGAATGAAGTCGTTGAAGCGATTACCCATTGCATATCCTATACAGGTTTCCCACGCGTACTCAACGCTATTTCTGTAGCAAAGCGTGTGTTTGAGGAACGAAATGTGAAAGTAGAGACATCACAAGAACAGGAATGA
- a CDS encoding TetR/AcrR family transcriptional regulator produces the protein MNTSDRIIEAATQLIKKKGYRGVSTKAIATEAKVNESTIFRQFGSKQGILEAIVERHADIPQFEKLLKEDATDNPEVDLLNVSQQYRSFFHKNADIILIGIRDKGMLPELDRVLADPPVKLHSLLVEYFERLQKKKVIARQDERLTAMSFLSICYGFQMSELIHRQYQSQLVTEEEFYKHSVSLFVKGILSQS, from the coding sequence ATGAATACTTCAGACAGAATCATTGAAGCCGCGACACAGCTCATCAAAAAGAAGGGCTATCGGGGAGTAAGCACCAAAGCCATTGCAACGGAAGCTAAAGTCAATGAATCTACGATTTTTCGGCAATTTGGAAGCAAGCAAGGCATATTGGAAGCCATCGTTGAAAGACATGCAGATATCCCTCAATTTGAGAAGCTGTTAAAAGAGGACGCGACCGATAATCCGGAAGTCGATCTGCTGAATGTAAGCCAGCAGTACCGTTCGTTTTTCCATAAAAATGCGGACATCATTTTGATTGGCATCCGTGACAAAGGAATGCTTCCCGAATTGGACAGAGTGCTGGCCGATCCGCCAGTGAAGCTGCACTCCTTGCTGGTTGAATATTTTGAACGCCTGCAGAAGAAAAAAGTTATCGCTAGACAGGATGAGCGTCTTACCGCTATGTCTTTTCTCTCGATATGTTACGGATTTCAGATGAGTGAGCTGATTCACCGGCAATATCAGTCCCAACTCGTCACCGAGGAAGAGTTCTACAAGCACAGTGTCTCATTGTTTGTTAAAGGAATTTTGTCTCAGTCATAA
- a CDS encoding fumarylacetoacetate hydrolase family protein: MKLVTFQTKTSQVPLFGLVINENFVVSFAAIMKKQGTFSDSLESMDSYLHYLPASYDAAKELMQYAVEQSHQFNENEICPIAAVKLLPPVPNPAALIDFGLTPRHLRNAGVNLLQREYTGPEREELKQKIAEKFQQDPNKVNFSYYKCNHNALIGNGDTIHWPSYSSYLDIEPELAFVTGKGNCIAGYVIFNDSTVRDVQWPDFQALTGPTRCKDFDRSKGIGPFLVTPDEIDNPLALDVDVRIGERLHWKGSTSEYSAHPGKVMEEVLKVFTPLPGTIIGMGTIPDCCAIETEQWLLPSDRIQITFDKLGTLTQFVPEHVKITEPSRWEKRSDFP; the protein is encoded by the coding sequence ATGAAGCTAGTAACCTTTCAAACCAAGACATCGCAGGTACCTTTGTTTGGACTTGTAATTAACGAGAACTTTGTCGTGTCTTTTGCTGCAATCATGAAAAAGCAGGGAACATTCTCTGACAGTCTTGAAAGTATGGACAGCTATCTTCATTATTTGCCGGCAAGTTATGATGCCGCTAAGGAATTGATGCAATATGCTGTCGAACAGTCGCATCAATTCAATGAAAATGAAATCTGCCCGATTGCAGCGGTAAAACTGCTGCCGCCGGTTCCGAATCCGGCTGCGCTTATCGATTTCGGGCTGACGCCAAGACATCTAAGAAATGCTGGCGTAAATCTGCTGCAAAGAGAATATACAGGGCCGGAAAGAGAAGAGCTTAAACAAAAAATCGCCGAAAAATTCCAGCAAGATCCGAATAAAGTGAATTTCAGTTATTACAAGTGTAACCATAATGCTTTAATTGGCAATGGGGATACGATTCATTGGCCATCATACTCTTCATACCTGGATATCGAGCCGGAGCTGGCCTTTGTTACAGGGAAGGGGAATTGCATCGCAGGTTATGTTATTTTTAACGACAGTACTGTCCGCGATGTGCAGTGGCCGGATTTCCAGGCGCTGACCGGACCGACGCGCTGCAAAGATTTTGATCGCAGCAAAGGAATAGGACCATTTCTGGTTACGCCGGATGAAATCGACAACCCGCTGGCACTAGATGTGGATGTACGCATCGGGGAGAGACTGCACTGGAAGGGAAGCACTTCCGAGTATTCTGCACACCCTGGGAAAGTGATGGAGGAGGTTCTCAAAGTTTTCACGCCGCTCCCAGGCACGATTATAGGAATGGGGACGATACCAGATTGCTGCGCAATCGAGACCGAACAATGGTTGTTGCCCTCTGACCGAATCCAAATTACATTCGATAAATTAGGCACGCTCACGCAATTTGTGCCTGAACATGTCAAGATTACGGAACCAAGCCGCTGGGAAAAAAGAAGCGATTTTCCTTAA
- a CDS encoding MBL fold metallo-hydrolase, with translation MKYGRIIQKPRVKFFEVAAGVFAGISPYRGISWANAGFINKGEGLVYDTFFDLFHAREMREAFKEVSNGGSPAYVVNSHYNSDHAWGNKVFEDACIIMHKEASRERLTENITWMDNVIRRGKDSLESTSGERFFAAEFEGFDLEGVEWVHPNIEIKDDISIRLDDTEVMIYNVAPAHSDSDLLLWMPKEKVLFAGDVVFNGCTAYSEEGTLNWVKVLDRIIDEIKPEIVVPGHGAICGLDFVKEQRDYLLNLISEFNKHYNDEIDSLSLTKQIDISRFLHWIQPERLYVTVDILLKSKRGLSPLPAWNEVPAKLEDMKAFLAGKYGNQIKPWDPMSVWQE, from the coding sequence ATGAAGTATGGACGTATTATCCAAAAACCTCGCGTTAAATTTTTTGAAGTCGCAGCTGGCGTCTTTGCCGGTATTTCGCCGTATCGCGGCATCAGTTGGGCCAATGCCGGGTTCATCAACAAGGGTGAAGGGCTGGTGTATGACACGTTTTTCGATTTGTTCCATGCGCGGGAAATGCGGGAGGCTTTTAAGGAAGTAAGCAACGGCGGCTCTCCCGCATATGTGGTGAACTCGCACTATAACAGCGACCATGCCTGGGGAAACAAAGTGTTTGAAGATGCTTGCATTATTATGCACAAGGAAGCATCCAGAGAGCGTCTCACCGAAAATATCACCTGGATGGACAACGTCATCAGAAGAGGAAAGGATTCTCTGGAATCGACTTCGGGCGAGCGGTTTTTTGCAGCGGAATTTGAAGGATTCGACCTGGAAGGCGTAGAATGGGTACACCCGAATATTGAGATAAAGGACGATATCAGCATCCGTCTTGACGATACGGAAGTCATGATTTACAACGTAGCTCCGGCCCACTCCGACAGTGACTTGCTGCTGTGGATGCCAAAAGAAAAAGTGCTGTTCGCCGGCGATGTCGTGTTTAACGGTTGTACGGCATACAGCGAAGAGGGAACCCTCAATTGGGTTAAAGTGCTTGATCGCATTATTGATGAAATTAAACCCGAAATCGTTGTTCCAGGACATGGCGCCATCTGCGGCCTGGACTTCGTAAAGGAGCAGAGGGACTACCTCCTGAACCTGATCAGCGAGTTCAACAAGCATTACAATGACGAAATTGATTCCTTGTCCCTTACCAAGCAAATTGATATTTCCCGCTTCCTTCATTGGATTCAGCCAGAACGCTTGTATGTTACAGTGGATATCCTATTGAAAAGCAAACGAGGGTTATCACCCCTTCCAGCTTGGAACGAGGTGCCTGCTAAGCTGGAAGACATGAAAGCTTTTTTGGCCGGAAAATATGGCAATCAGATCAAGCCATGGGACCCTATGAGTGTCTGGCAAGAATAG
- a CDS encoding alpha/beta-type small acid-soluble spore protein, translating into MMARRRRKYAVPGVEQGMQAFKADVMKREGYTVNPNQPDDVKYEVAKELGVPLYPGNNGQLTTESAGQVGGKIGGSMVRELIRLAQEQIAYRE; encoded by the coding sequence ATGATGGCAAGAAGAAGGAGAAAATATGCGGTGCCAGGGGTTGAACAGGGAATGCAGGCGTTCAAAGCAGATGTAATGAAGCGCGAAGGATATACCGTAAATCCGAATCAACCAGACGATGTAAAATATGAAGTGGCGAAAGAGCTTGGTGTACCTCTGTACCCAGGAAATAATGGTCAACTGACAACGGAATCAGCAGGCCAAGTCGGAGGCAAAATTGGCGGTTCCATGGTTAGGGAATTGATCCGTCTCGCTCAGGAGCAAATAGCGTACAGGGAGTAA
- a CDS encoding DUF4386 domain-containing protein, which translates to MTRDRRNARILGIFYILAAVTSIIAVVLYGPVLSEQWQMAVANGSETKVLIGVLNDLLLMVTAVGTAAMLFPYVRHWNEHLALGYLCFRFMEAVFIAIGLVSILGLLQLSSHYEPTNLASKTNFEPIGLLMQSIYRWTAMLGPNLMLGINTSLYSYLLYRTGYVPKPLAIFGMITAVMVFLAGLLQMFGIIGPYSAVKGLMALPVGVYEMSLAVWLIVKGFHGENLAKLRAKTASSSIVK; encoded by the coding sequence ATGACGCGAGACCGAAGGAATGCAAGGATACTGGGGATTTTTTATATCCTTGCTGCAGTGACGTCAATCATAGCGGTTGTTTTGTATGGGCCGGTTCTGTCAGAACAATGGCAGATGGCCGTGGCAAATGGATCGGAAACAAAGGTCTTAATCGGTGTATTAAATGATCTCTTACTTATGGTAACGGCTGTTGGTACAGCAGCCATGCTGTTTCCCTACGTTCGGCATTGGAATGAGCATCTTGCACTAGGGTATCTTTGTTTCCGGTTTATGGAAGCTGTTTTTATTGCGATTGGTCTCGTAAGTATATTGGGTTTGTTACAACTTAGTTCACATTATGAACCAACCAACTTAGCAAGTAAAACCAATTTTGAACCCATAGGGCTGTTGATGCAGTCAATTTATCGCTGGACGGCTATGTTGGGTCCAAATCTCATGTTGGGCATAAATACGAGTCTGTATAGTTATTTGCTTTATCGAACAGGCTATGTGCCTAAACCGTTAGCGATTTTCGGAATGATTACAGCGGTTATGGTATTTTTAGCTGGTTTGCTGCAAATGTTTGGGATCATCGGACCCTATTCGGCGGTAAAAGGATTGATGGCGCTTCCTGTGGGCGTTTACGAGATGAGCTTGGCAGTCTGGTTAATTGTGAAGGGATTTCATGGGGAGAACCTTGCTAAATTGAGAGCAAAAACAGCTTCTTCGTCTATAGTAAAATAA
- a CDS encoding helix-turn-helix transcriptional regulator produces MDHNEVIERALIHIEDHLQQSLTVESVANTFNMSKYYFHRLFSAMMSCSLNQYILSRRLNASLTFIQNKNSSLTDIAYQLNFGTQASFTRAFKRQYGVAPSSLKTGLTTISPVTIPTVVKRPIKNINGDIVTDFTLTEFKETRISGIAFEVDLANDDYKEKIRAHSEMLLSHIDETIDGPCYVIYSNCQPDSTRFKVLFGIPSSIEIDKPYFFTVDVPQIFCARFNYCGEILDIGDVLENDYARFLKISKQETAETDIELIQAFDDVHHLDSTYHIYAPIKKLPTDSAL; encoded by the coding sequence ATGGACCATAACGAAGTCATTGAACGTGCTTTGATCCATATCGAGGACCATTTACAACAGTCCTTAACCGTAGAATCCGTCGCCAATACCTTCAACATGTCTAAATACTATTTTCATCGGCTGTTTTCCGCTATGATGAGCTGTTCGTTAAACCAATACATTCTATCCAGAAGATTGAATGCATCTTTAACCTTTATTCAAAACAAAAACAGCTCTCTAACCGATATTGCCTATCAGCTCAACTTCGGTACACAAGCCTCATTCACTCGTGCTTTCAAACGACAATACGGCGTAGCTCCAAGTTCTTTAAAAACAGGACTTACAACCATCTCTCCTGTCACCATACCTACAGTGGTGAAGAGACCTATAAAAAACATTAACGGTGATATCGTCACGGATTTCACACTGACCGAATTCAAGGAGACCCGAATCAGTGGGATCGCTTTTGAAGTGGATTTAGCCAATGATGATTACAAGGAGAAGATTCGCGCACATTCAGAAATGCTGTTGAGTCATATTGATGAAACCATAGATGGTCCCTGTTATGTCATTTATTCAAACTGTCAACCCGATTCAACTCGGTTTAAGGTACTGTTTGGGATCCCAAGCAGCATTGAAATTGATAAACCTTATTTTTTCACGGTTGATGTGCCACAGATTTTTTGTGCAAGGTTCAACTATTGTGGTGAAATACTTGACATTGGGGATGTACTGGAAAACGACTATGCCAGATTTCTAAAGATTTCCAAGCAGGAAACAGCAGAAACCGATATTGAACTCATTCAAGCCTTTGATGACGTCCACCATCTGGATTCGACCTATCATATCTATGCGCCTATCAAAAAACTCCCTACCGATTCTGCTCTGTAA
- a CDS encoding putative quinol monooxygenase has protein sequence MNKFAMYGKLTASPGKRDELVLLLLEASRSLKDMLGCELYIINESVDDPDTIWVTELWSDAEAHADSLKNEEVLAVIQRARPLIEGVEPVRLRPVGGKGLDV, from the coding sequence ATGAACAAATTTGCGATGTACGGGAAATTGACGGCCAGCCCCGGGAAACGGGATGAACTCGTTTTATTATTGCTGGAAGCTTCGCGTAGCTTGAAGGATATGTTGGGCTGTGAGCTCTATATTATCAATGAATCCGTAGATGACCCCGATACGATCTGGGTCACTGAGCTGTGGAGCGATGCAGAGGCTCATGCCGACTCTCTCAAGAACGAAGAAGTGCTGGCCGTCATTCAACGCGCACGTCCTTTAATCGAAGGCGTAGAACCGGTTCGACTCCGTCCCGTTGGCGGCAAGGGGTTAGACGTATAA
- a CDS encoding helix-turn-helix transcriptional regulator, whose translation MSKADNMLSILWLLRSGKRVTAQQLADDLEIHVRTVYRCIDSLCASGAPIIADSGPNGGYRLLGEFVDSPLLFDSEEQKALVHASVFAREAGYPFTDALSRAVDKLKRYTNEEQLEWINRHSSGLAVIQTPTDARELELLKRLEEAVARGESLNMDYAKGPELTPSHRVLDPYGIVHWKGIWYVAGFCRLRQEIRSFRVDRIVRLEAADTRFERPAAFSARDFLLHSLLPDSLEAETLVIVRLQGHEHALNELCKHWLFGHALIERRQPGEALFKLGELSLKTYVPYFLLPYGKSLEILEPQILIDRMAEVSLEMFKHYEAMQIKSEDKKG comes from the coding sequence TTGTCAAAAGCGGATAATATGCTGTCCATACTATGGTTGCTTCGTTCGGGAAAGCGGGTGACGGCGCAACAGCTTGCGGACGATTTGGAGATTCATGTTCGCACCGTATACCGATGCATTGATTCACTGTGCGCGAGCGGAGCCCCGATTATTGCCGATTCCGGTCCGAACGGCGGTTACCGACTTCTTGGTGAATTTGTTGATTCTCCGCTGCTCTTCGATTCCGAAGAGCAGAAGGCGCTCGTACATGCATCCGTCTTCGCACGGGAAGCGGGTTATCCGTTCACGGATGCGCTTTCTCGAGCGGTCGATAAGCTGAAGCGATACACAAATGAAGAGCAACTTGAGTGGATTAATAGACATAGCAGCGGGCTTGCCGTCATCCAGACACCCACGGACGCGAGAGAACTTGAATTGCTCAAACGGTTAGAGGAGGCCGTAGCCCGAGGAGAGTCGCTGAACATGGACTATGCCAAAGGACCGGAGCTTACTCCAAGCCATCGAGTCCTCGACCCCTACGGCATCGTGCATTGGAAAGGGATATGGTACGTTGCAGGGTTTTGCCGGTTGCGGCAAGAGATCCGAAGCTTCCGAGTGGATCGCATCGTCCGTTTGGAGGCGGCGGATACCCGCTTCGAACGTCCGGCTGCCTTTTCCGCGAGGGATTTCCTCTTGCATTCTTTACTTCCGGATTCGCTCGAAGCCGAGACGCTAGTCATCGTAAGGCTTCAGGGACACGAACACGCGCTTAACGAGCTATGCAAGCATTGGCTGTTTGGTCATGCGCTGATCGAACGCAGGCAGCCCGGCGAAGCTCTCTTTAAGCTAGGAGAACTGTCGCTGAAAACATATGTTCCGTACTTTCTTCTTCCGTACGGGAAGTCTCTCGAGATACTTGAGCCGCAAATATTAATCGATCGAATGGCTGAGGTCAGCCTCGAAATGTTTAAACACTACGAAGCGATGCAAATAAAATCAGAGGATAAGAAGGGATGA